AAACCTGCCCTACGGGTTGCTCTGGGTCGTACGGTTGGTCCTCCTGGTCTGTGTGATTGCCCACATTGTGACGGCTATTCTGCTTGTCGTGGAAAACAAGCGGGCGCGTCCGGCGGGCTACGTGGAGAAGGCCCATCTTCAGGCGAGTTTTGCCAGTCGGACGATGCGTTACAGCGGGACGATCCTTCTGGTCTTCATCGTGTTCCATATCATGCATTTCACGGTGCAGAACATCCATCCGGAATTCAAGGAGCTGGAAACACAGCTCGAGGGAGTGGGGACCATGCACCACGTAAATGACAAACTGACGGCGATCGGTAAGACGCACGTGCACGACGTCTACAGCATGGTGGTCCACGGATTTGGACCGCGGTTCTGGTATGTCTCCGTTTTTTATATTATCTCGATGGCCCTTCTCTGCTTCCACCTGATGCATGGTATCAGCAGTATGTTCCAGAGTCTGGGTCTGCGTAACGCGGCTTGGCGGGTGCGTCTCGACCGGATTGCCCTAGCCCTGGCCATTGTGGTCTTTATCGGCTTCGCCTCCATCCCGGTGGCCAGCCTGACGGGCATACTTGAGCCCATCACGCCACTCATAGCCACTCATTGAGTAACGAGGAATTTATCATGAATTTGGAATCAAAAATCCCCGAGGGTCCGGTTGCGGAAAAGTGGACCAACGCAAAATTTAATTACAAGCTGGTTAATCCCGCCAACAAGCGCAAATACAGCGTGATTGTTGTGGGAAGCGGGCTTGCCGGTGGAGCCGCTGCGGCGACGCTTGGCGAACTCGGCTATCAGGTGAAGTGTTTCTGCTATCAGGACAGTCCCAGGCGGGCGCACTCCATTGCCGCCCAAGGCGGTATAAATGCCGCCAAGAACTACCAGAACGACGGCGACAGCGTGTATCGGCTTTTCTACGACACAGTCAAGGGAGGAGACTTCCGGAGCCGTGAAGCCAATGTGCACCGTCTGGCTGAGGTCTCGAGCAACATCATCGACCAGTGTGTCGCGCAAGGTGT
This region of Oceanipulchritudo coccoides genomic DNA includes:
- a CDS encoding succinate dehydrogenase cytochrome b subunit; translated protein: MSSLGKKYIMALSGLVLVGFVIGHMVGNLQMFLHPDWINEYAYKLQNLPYGLLWVVRLVLLVCVIAHIVTAILLVVENKRARPAGYVEKAHLQASFASRTMRYSGTILLVFIVFHIMHFTVQNIHPEFKELETQLEGVGTMHHVNDKLTAIGKTHVHDVYSMVVHGFGPRFWYVSVFYIISMALLCFHLMHGISSMFQSLGLRNAAWRVRLDRIALALAIVVFIGFASIPVASLTGILEPITPLIATH